Proteins from a genomic interval of Leptospira kanakyensis:
- a CDS encoding undecaprenyl-phosphate glucose phosphotransferase — translation MLKERSQSFKLLFLVTDFFIALTSFVFAYVIRYYLSPDSSFQIQTIEPINYLILGIVLGFSQVLAFLSIDLYHPRRGLSFSDELFAIITGVILNLLVVLSLLFFFRGESFSRLVIGYFAVCTVILTSFSHFVLRSLMQYLRSKGFNLKSVLIIGTGKSASNFSETLRKHSIYGYTVKGFVAGKKNLSSKKLHTVTTTGKLESYVEENNIDLIVYALSHEEGDSLKEVIDIADFHGIDLKVIPSYEEIVTAKGRVEVLDGIPIISIRNIPLRLGYNLVLKRSFDILFSLFFILLFSPFYLLIALLVKLTSKGPVFYKQERVGLDNKVFGMIKFRSMVVQTKEKSDTLWTVKDDPRVTAVGAVLRKLSLDETPQFFNVLLGDMSVVGPRPERPFYVEKFRNEHQQYMRRHAAKAGITGWAQVQGFRGDTSIEKRIEADIFYIENWSLLLDIKIILLTPLKTIIDRNAY, via the coding sequence AATCCTTCAAACTACTTTTCCTAGTGACAGACTTTTTCATTGCTCTTACAAGTTTTGTCTTTGCTTATGTCATTCGTTACTATCTATCTCCTGATTCTTCATTTCAAATCCAAACAATCGAACCTATTAATTATTTGATTTTAGGGATTGTGCTTGGTTTTTCACAAGTTTTGGCATTTCTATCGATTGATTTATACCATCCAAGAAGAGGTTTATCATTTTCCGATGAACTCTTTGCGATCATCACGGGAGTCATCTTAAATTTACTTGTAGTGTTATCGTTATTATTTTTCTTTCGTGGAGAAAGTTTTTCAAGGCTTGTGATTGGTTACTTTGCAGTTTGTACAGTAATCCTAACTTCCTTTTCTCATTTTGTTTTACGTTCGCTAATGCAGTATTTACGCAGCAAAGGATTCAATCTAAAATCTGTCCTCATCATTGGAACAGGTAAATCTGCGAGTAACTTCTCAGAAACTCTTAGGAAACATTCGATTTACGGTTATACGGTCAAAGGATTTGTTGCAGGGAAAAAGAATTTATCTTCTAAAAAACTTCATACAGTCACAACCACTGGGAAATTGGAATCTTATGTAGAAGAAAACAATATTGATCTAATTGTTTATGCACTTTCCCACGAAGAAGGAGATTCCTTAAAAGAAGTCATAGACATTGCTGACTTCCATGGGATCGATTTAAAAGTAATTCCTAGTTACGAAGAAATCGTCACAGCCAAAGGACGAGTGGAAGTATTAGATGGAATTCCAATCATTTCTATTCGCAATATCCCGCTGCGATTAGGATATAATTTAGTCCTTAAAAGAAGTTTTGATATATTGTTTTCTTTATTTTTCATTCTTCTTTTTAGTCCTTTTTATCTTCTGATAGCCTTACTTGTAAAATTAACAAGTAAGGGCCCCGTTTTTTACAAACAGGAACGAGTAGGGCTTGATAACAAAGTATTCGGAATGATAAAATTCCGATCCATGGTTGTGCAAACAAAAGAAAAATCGGATACACTTTGGACAGTCAAAGATGACCCACGTGTCACTGCCGTTGGTGCCGTATTACGAAAGTTATCTCTAGATGAAACACCACAGTTTTTTAACGTATTACTCGGGGACATGTCTGTTGTGGGGCCAAGACCAGAACGTCCTTTTTATGTAGAAAAATTTCGAAATGAACACCAACAATACATGAGACGCCATGCAGCAAAAGCGGGAATTACAGGTTGGGCACAAGTGCAAGGTTTTCGGGGAGACACCTCCATCGAAAAACGAATCGAAGCAGATATTTTTTATATAGAAAACTGGTCACTCCTTCTCGATATCAAAATCATTTTACTCACACCTCTAAAAACAATTATAGATAGGAATGCATACTGA
- the gatC gene encoding Asp-tRNA(Asn)/Glu-tRNA(Gln) amidotransferase subunit GatC, which yields MDEKELKNIANLAKLNIEEKEVSSMLSDFSRIVQYVDEIKNLDTSSVGDDEIYEQIFYELRKDLAENGLKRDDLAKIAPSYENGYVVVPKVIET from the coding sequence ATGGATGAAAAAGAATTAAAAAACATTGCCAACTTGGCAAAACTTAACATTGAAGAAAAGGAAGTATCATCAATGTTAAGTGATTTTTCTCGGATTGTACAATACGTGGATGAAATCAAAAACCTTGATACCTCCAGCGTAGGTGATGATGAAATATATGAACAAATCTTTTATGAACTAAGAAAAGACTTAGCTGAAAATGGTTTAAAAAGAGATGATTTAGCTAAAATTGCTCCTTCCTATGAAAATGGTTATGTTGTGGTTCCCAAGGTAATTGAAACATGA
- the gatA gene encoding Asp-tRNA(Asn)/Glu-tRNA(Gln) amidotransferase subunit GatA, which translates to MKDLIFLTYSEIKAKLNDGSLKSKDLVSAYLERIEGADSKVKAFLEINKDHILKQAEESDNRRKSGKLLSEFDGIPIGIKDNICITGEITSCSSRILENFRSPYDASVIQKLKDKGFVFFPRLNMDEFAMGSSTENSAFQTTKNPFDTSRIPGGSSGGSAAAVAASMLPVSLGSDTGGSIRQPAALCGIWGLKPTYGRVSRYGLIAYASSLDQIGPFSNDLQGISDLLEIISGLDPKDQTTAKVNHFEANSVSSVDWKGKRIGVMKSEEFNFSPDVNKRYTDLLKELESKGATLVPLDFSLLKYAIPVYYLIATAECSSNLSRFDGIRYGLRKEGSGKLDDLYSESRTQGFGPEVKRRILLGTFSLSSGYYDAYYGKAQKARVLIRKQYAEFFKSVDIIFQPTSPTTAFKVGEKTKDPIQMYQADILTTSVNLAGVPAISCPAGVDSTGLPIGLQITSSHFDESKLLSYAKSVSELEITKLPLPKEIT; encoded by the coding sequence ATGAAAGATTTAATATTTCTCACTTATTCCGAAATCAAAGCCAAACTAAATGACGGTTCATTAAAATCAAAAGATTTAGTTTCTGCTTATCTCGAACGAATCGAAGGTGCTGATTCCAAAGTAAAAGCATTTTTGGAAATCAATAAAGATCATATCTTAAAACAAGCTGAAGAAAGTGACAATCGAAGGAAGTCCGGAAAGTTACTTTCTGAGTTTGATGGAATTCCTATTGGAATCAAAGACAATATTTGTATCACTGGCGAAATCACATCTTGTTCTTCCCGAATTTTAGAAAATTTTCGTTCTCCTTATGATGCATCCGTAATCCAAAAACTCAAAGACAAAGGATTTGTTTTCTTCCCTAGACTCAATATGGATGAATTTGCCATGGGTTCATCTACAGAAAACAGTGCTTTCCAAACCACAAAAAATCCTTTTGATACAAGTCGTATTCCTGGAGGATCTAGCGGTGGTTCGGCGGCAGCTGTGGCAGCCTCTATGTTACCAGTTTCTCTCGGATCAGATACCGGTGGTTCGATCCGCCAGCCTGCAGCTCTCTGCGGAATCTGGGGATTAAAACCTACATATGGTCGTGTGTCTCGGTATGGACTCATTGCTTATGCATCAAGCCTAGATCAAATTGGTCCCTTTTCCAATGATTTACAAGGGATTTCCGATTTGCTAGAAATCATTTCAGGTCTTGATCCCAAAGACCAAACCACAGCCAAAGTAAATCACTTTGAGGCCAATTCAGTTTCTTCTGTTGATTGGAAAGGAAAACGAATTGGAGTGATGAAGTCAGAAGAATTTAATTTTTCACCAGACGTAAACAAACGTTATACGGATCTTTTAAAAGAATTGGAATCCAAAGGAGCCACTCTCGTTCCTCTTGATTTTTCCCTTTTAAAGTATGCCATTCCGGTTTATTATTTAATTGCTACTGCAGAATGTTCGTCGAACCTCAGCCGGTTTGATGGAATTCGTTACGGACTACGCAAAGAAGGCAGTGGAAAATTGGATGATTTGTATTCTGAATCCAGAACCCAAGGTTTTGGTCCCGAAGTCAAACGCCGAATTTTACTCGGAACTTTTTCCTTAAGTTCTGGTTATTACGATGCTTATTATGGAAAAGCCCAGAAAGCAAGAGTTCTCATTCGTAAACAATATGCAGAATTTTTTAAATCGGTTGATATCATTTTCCAACCTACATCACCTACAACAGCATTCAAGGTAGGTGAAAAAACTAAAGATCCAATCCAAATGTACCAAGCAGATATCCTTACCACTTCGGTCAATTTAGCAGGAGTTCCTGCCATTAGTTGTCCTGCAGGTGTAGATTCCACTGGGCTCCCGATTGGATTACAAATTACTTCTTCTCATTTTGATGAATCCAAACTTTTAAGTTATGCAAAATCTGTTTCTGAACTAGAAATTACAAAATTACCACTCCCGAAAGAGATCACCTAA
- the hisF gene encoding imidazole glycerol phosphate synthase subunit HisF: protein MDELTKRVIPCLDIKGGRVVKGVQFVNLIDAGDPVSCAVAYEENKADELCFLDITASSDKRDILLNLVEQVANKLFIPFTVGGGIRTIEDVKAVLNKGADKVSINTSAFQNPKLLKDSSEIYGSQCIVCAIDVKFHPERKRYEVYLNGGRLETGRDALDWGKEAFEMGAGEILLTSMDKDGTKDGFDITLMKSFTSNLSIPIIASGGAGNPEHMAEVILRGGADAVLAASIFHFGEFSIQETKQTMKEMGIKVRL from the coding sequence ATGGATGAGCTAACCAAAAGAGTCATCCCTTGTTTGGATATCAAAGGAGGAAGGGTAGTCAAAGGTGTTCAATTTGTAAATTTAATTGATGCCGGAGATCCCGTCTCTTGTGCTGTTGCTTATGAAGAAAACAAAGCAGATGAACTTTGTTTTTTGGATATCACAGCTTCATCCGACAAAAGAGATATTCTTTTAAATTTAGTAGAACAAGTTGCCAATAAACTTTTTATCCCTTTTACAGTTGGTGGCGGGATTCGTACCATAGAAGACGTAAAAGCAGTATTAAATAAAGGTGCGGATAAAGTTTCTATCAATACCAGTGCCTTTCAAAATCCGAAATTACTCAAAGATTCGAGTGAAATTTATGGATCACAATGTATTGTTTGCGCTATAGACGTCAAATTCCATCCAGAAAGAAAAAGGTACGAAGTGTACTTGAATGGTGGTCGGTTAGAAACTGGTAGAGATGCACTCGATTGGGGAAAAGAAGCCTTCGAAATGGGCGCAGGTGAAATTTTACTGACTTCCATGGACAAAGATGGAACCAAAGACGGATTTGATATCACACTCATGAAATCCTTCACCTCCAATCTTTCGATTCCGATCATTGCTTCTGGTGGTGCTGGAAATCCTGAACATATGGCAGAAGTCATTTTACGTGGCGGAGCAGATGCAGTTCTTGCAGCTTCCATATTCCACTTTGGAGAATTTTCTATCCAAGAAACCAAACAAACTATGAAAGAGATGGGAATCAAAGTGCGACTATGA
- a CDS encoding sodium:solute symporter family protein yields the protein MIPFHIFDTLLFLFPFVVILFLLLRFRSKQKSTKEYFQAEGSLSWFVAGTAMVATTFAADTPLAVTEIIRGQGIAGNWIWWYMAVGGFVTVFFFSKLWKRSGASTDLELIGLRYSGKEANFLRGIKAFVIGFLLNLVILGWVNLAMLKIIPVFFPEWTPSHILIYLLLFGVFYTSIAGLRGISYIDVFQFFLAWIGCILFAYFAVNLPSIGGLDGLRSKLDSSKILFFPNGSSGTLPWDHFLILLTVLWWSSWYPGSEPGGGGYIAQRILATKNENAALKGSLWFVIAHYFVRPWPWILVALVSVILYPNLSDKESGKGFLMVLQEGMPKGMFGLMLSAFLAAYLSTLATHLNWGASYLVNDLWKPMVQPGKSDSYYLKVSYAVQIITAVCSFFLAVFGMETIKGAWVFLLEASSGIGFILIARWFFWRISAWTEILAFILSPLLYLLFSIYLKIEFPYSILYTAVSSAVLLILSTYIFPNTSSNILLQFYTKTKPPYFFWKGLFQKENQTQIIYPNRLNVSLLGTLSGLSFVFGGLYSIQCFMWKDGEILIGLLFFLLGLLGLYLSLRSLQNRSEM from the coding sequence ATGATTCCTTTCCACATTTTTGATACCTTACTTTTTTTATTTCCCTTTGTAGTCATTTTATTCCTTCTCCTTCGTTTTCGTTCGAAACAAAAATCCACAAAAGAATATTTCCAGGCCGAAGGGAGTTTGTCTTGGTTTGTTGCAGGCACTGCGATGGTGGCCACAACATTTGCTGCTGATACACCTCTTGCGGTAACAGAGATCATAAGAGGTCAAGGGATTGCGGGAAATTGGATCTGGTGGTATATGGCGGTTGGTGGTTTTGTCACCGTTTTTTTCTTTTCCAAACTTTGGAAACGTTCTGGTGCCTCTACTGATTTGGAACTTATAGGCCTTAGATACAGCGGGAAAGAAGCAAATTTCCTACGAGGAATCAAAGCCTTTGTCATTGGTTTTTTACTAAACCTAGTCATCCTTGGTTGGGTCAATCTCGCGATGTTAAAAATCATTCCCGTATTTTTTCCAGAATGGACACCATCTCATATACTCATCTATTTATTGTTATTTGGCGTTTTTTACACATCGATCGCAGGACTTCGCGGGATTTCTTACATTGATGTTTTCCAATTCTTTTTAGCTTGGATCGGTTGTATCCTCTTTGCTTATTTTGCGGTCAACTTACCATCCATTGGCGGACTCGATGGTCTAAGATCCAAACTTGACAGCAGTAAAATTTTATTTTTTCCCAACGGAAGTTCAGGAACACTCCCTTGGGATCATTTTTTAATCTTACTAACAGTTCTTTGGTGGTCGAGTTGGTATCCTGGCTCTGAACCAGGTGGTGGGGGATATATTGCTCAAAGAATCCTTGCTACCAAAAATGAAAATGCAGCACTCAAAGGTTCTCTTTGGTTTGTGATTGCTCATTATTTTGTTCGTCCCTGGCCTTGGATTCTTGTTGCACTTGTTTCCGTAATTCTTTATCCAAATTTGTCAGATAAGGAAAGTGGAAAAGGATTTCTTATGGTTTTACAAGAGGGAATGCCTAAGGGGATGTTTGGACTTATGCTCAGTGCCTTTCTTGCAGCCTATCTTTCCACATTGGCCACTCATTTAAATTGGGGAGCTTCTTATCTAGTCAATGACCTCTGGAAACCAATGGTACAACCAGGAAAATCCGACTCCTACTATTTAAAAGTATCGTATGCAGTGCAGATTATAACAGCTGTTTGTTCTTTTTTTCTTGCCGTTTTCGGAATGGAAACCATTAAAGGAGCATGGGTGTTTTTACTCGAAGCATCTTCTGGGATTGGATTTATCTTAATTGCTAGGTGGTTCTTTTGGCGGATCTCTGCCTGGACCGAAATTTTGGCTTTTATCCTTTCACCTTTATTGTATTTACTTTTTTCTATTTACTTAAAGATAGAATTTCCTTATTCGATTCTTTATACAGCGGTTTCTTCGGCTGTTTTACTCATCCTTTCGACCTACATATTTCCAAATACAAGTAGTAATATCTTACTTCAATTTTACACTAAAACCAAACCACCTTATTTTTTTTGGAAGGGACTCTTTCAAAAAGAGAATCAAACACAAATCATATATCCCAATAGGTTGAATGTATCTTTACTTGGAACTCTTTCTGGATTGTCGTTTGTGTTTGGTGGATTGTATTCTATCCAATGTTTCATGTGGAAGGATGGAGAAATTTTGATTGGACTTCTCTTTTTTCTATTAGGACTTCTTGGACTTTACCTATCCCTTCGTTCCTTACAAAATCGATCTGAAATGTAA
- a CDS encoding esterase/lipase family protein, producing the protein MFRVRRNILSYLVLLIIGVFVFQSCVYDFYRKEFVSEKRVNNAALFLAWFGLLSNPNQKLFGFSSGYSRNLSDLQFIGSEFFPKSAKKKIVLIHGWNPAERDADPITGDEKKIQNIKNTFSNGLIHFQEGRDSANSEFDFYLYTYRTSNSILVNGRQFHSTLRGYFIDSDQVYIVAHSMGGLVTRVALSKEVGDLPFVRLVVTLGSPQFGSPFATSSFLASNPFLNDLGNYLVGTQGGSELGYTNNGTGQTALVGAENLVLDTLNQSFLDTNLNSKFISFAGVMSNCTVAETFYYNSGCNILSNAGFTQSDGIVPANSARLGNLTYKQINVADCDHSMMAFQTTNIDDTKSRNLFTQVITEIRYSPY; encoded by the coding sequence ATGTTTCGCGTTAGGCGAAATATTTTATCATATTTAGTTTTACTTATCATAGGGGTTTTTGTATTCCAATCTTGTGTTTATGATTTTTACAGAAAGGAGTTTGTATCGGAAAAACGGGTGAACAACGCTGCCTTGTTTCTTGCTTGGTTCGGCCTACTTTCCAATCCCAATCAAAAGTTATTTGGTTTTTCTTCAGGTTATTCTCGTAATCTTTCTGATTTACAATTCATTGGTTCTGAGTTTTTTCCAAAATCTGCAAAAAAGAAAATAGTTCTCATTCATGGTTGGAACCCAGCAGAAAGAGATGCTGATCCCATTACGGGTGATGAGAAAAAAATTCAGAATATAAAAAATACTTTTTCTAATGGTCTCATTCACTTTCAGGAAGGACGAGATTCAGCGAATTCAGAATTCGATTTTTATCTTTATACCTATCGAACTTCCAATAGTATACTTGTCAACGGACGCCAGTTTCATTCTACCTTACGTGGTTATTTTATCGATTCTGATCAAGTTTATATTGTGGCCCATTCCATGGGAGGTCTTGTCACAAGAGTTGCCTTGTCAAAAGAAGTGGGAGACCTTCCCTTTGTTCGGCTGGTTGTAACTTTGGGAAGTCCCCAATTTGGTTCTCCTTTTGCTACATCTAGTTTTTTAGCAAGTAATCCCTTCCTAAATGATTTGGGTAATTATCTTGTGGGTACTCAAGGTGGTTCGGAACTGGGTTATACCAACAATGGCACTGGACAAACGGCACTGGTGGGCGCAGAAAATTTAGTGTTGGATACACTGAACCAGTCTTTTCTAGATACAAACTTAAATAGTAAATTTATTAGTTTTGCTGGAGTGATGAGTAATTGTACAGTTGCTGAAACCTTTTATTATAATTCGGGTTGTAATATCTTATCGAATGCTGGTTTTACGCAATCAGATGGAATCGTGCCGGCTAATAGTGCCAGACTAGGAAACTTAACATACAAACAAATCAATGTAGCAGATTGTGATCATTCGATGATGGCTTTTCAAACTACGAATATTGATGATACTAAAAGCCGTAATCTGTTTACACAGGTGATTACGGAAATTCGATATTCACCTTATTAA
- the rlmB gene encoding 23S rRNA (guanosine(2251)-2'-O)-methyltransferase RlmB — translation MEKSPVEILFGKRNFYEFLESLEQMAPERGIKTIREVIVKDSMGTEEKQRIRGYIPNSVKFTTVSTRELDRIASDKNHQGYVIIRTKQKSFASLGFEQFKQNVEAGEGPVLILDRIQDPGNLGNILRTAECMGVKHVLMSDRDTSPITPVVEKVSAGAVHHLQIYRVANLMHGMEYLKKNEYWILATDEEGEESIWETLPDATQMAIIMGNEGEGVKRLLLEEADYVARIPLFGSVTSLNVVVACGITLDRVQNVSR, via the coding sequence ATGGAAAAAAGCCCAGTAGAAATACTTTTTGGAAAACGTAATTTTTATGAATTTTTAGAGTCATTGGAGCAGATGGCGCCTGAACGTGGAATCAAAACCATTCGCGAGGTCATTGTCAAAGACTCCATGGGAACAGAAGAAAAACAAAGAATCCGAGGTTATATTCCTAATTCTGTAAAATTCACAACCGTTTCCACAAGGGAACTAGATCGAATTGCCTCAGATAAAAACCACCAAGGTTATGTCATCATTCGTACCAAACAAAAATCCTTTGCATCACTTGGATTCGAGCAGTTCAAACAAAATGTAGAAGCAGGAGAAGGCCCCGTACTCATTTTGGATCGAATCCAAGATCCAGGTAATTTAGGGAATATCTTGAGAACTGCCGAATGTATGGGCGTTAAACATGTGTTAATGTCTGATCGTGATACCTCCCCCATCACACCTGTTGTGGAAAAAGTTTCTGCAGGTGCAGTCCACCATTTACAAATCTATCGAGTGGCAAACCTCATGCATGGGATGGAATATCTCAAAAAAAATGAATATTGGATCCTTGCTACCGATGAAGAAGGTGAAGAATCCATTTGGGAAACATTACCAGATGCAACGCAAATGGCAATCATCATGGGAAATGAAGGTGAAGGAGTCAAACGTCTCTTATTAGAAGAAGCTGATTATGTGGCTAGAATCCCACTATTTGGGTCTGTGACTTCTCTTAATGTTGTTGTTGCATGTGGAATTACTTTAGATCGGGTACAAAATGTTTCGCGTTAG
- the cysS gene encoding cysteine--tRNA ligase translates to MSLVPFVFQNSKSGKKETFVPKDPLNVSIYSCGPTVYNFAHIGNIRSFLFVDVLRRSLLLGGYKLNQSMNITDIDDKIINESIKRKISVEEFTKPWTEAFFKDLETLHVQKLEHYPKATESIDDMVGLVETLQKNGLVYEKDGNLYFSIQKFSRYGELSKIDVSGMKSGVRYDADEYTKDDVRDFVLWKNQKTEEEKCWHTKIGTGRPGWHLECSAMIRKVYVSGVDIHTGGIDLLFPHHENEAAQSYGAYPEEEFVGTWLHCEHLLVDGEKMSKSKGNFYTLRDILEKGYDPNSIRYHLISAHYRSKLNFSLTKLEESKTAMERIQNTIYRVLETGNLWENVPKSSKGFEFSNSELQKINLDFMNSLADDLNVPKALASVFELVRVVNQFLDSKTELSDSTFLKESLALFYKTNELFAVFSFQKQIQTLDGISEDWILGQIEARKTAKQNKDFSTADRIRKELEEKGILLADTKEGNTTWKKAQ, encoded by the coding sequence ATGAGTTTAGTTCCCTTTGTATTTCAAAATTCAAAATCGGGAAAAAAGGAAACATTTGTTCCGAAAGATCCTTTGAATGTATCCATTTATTCCTGTGGGCCAACCGTTTATAATTTTGCACATATTGGAAACATTCGATCTTTTTTATTTGTAGATGTACTTCGCCGTTCTCTACTGCTCGGTGGATATAAACTCAACCAATCCATGAACATCACAGACATTGATGATAAAATCATCAATGAATCGATCAAAAGAAAAATTTCCGTCGAAGAATTTACAAAACCATGGACAGAGGCTTTTTTTAAAGATTTGGAAACTCTCCACGTCCAGAAATTAGAACATTATCCAAAAGCCACTGAGTCCATTGACGATATGGTAGGACTTGTAGAAACACTTCAGAAGAACGGCCTTGTTTACGAAAAGGATGGGAATTTATATTTTTCCATTCAGAAGTTTAGTCGTTATGGAGAACTTTCGAAAATCGACGTTTCGGGTATGAAGTCTGGAGTTCGGTATGATGCCGATGAGTACACAAAAGATGATGTTCGTGACTTTGTTCTTTGGAAAAACCAAAAGACAGAAGAAGAAAAATGTTGGCATACAAAAATCGGCACGGGCCGACCAGGTTGGCATTTAGAATGTTCGGCGATGATTCGCAAAGTATACGTATCAGGTGTGGACATTCATACCGGCGGGATTGACCTCCTATTTCCTCACCATGAAAATGAAGCCGCACAAAGTTATGGGGCATATCCTGAGGAAGAATTTGTCGGAACTTGGCTACACTGCGAACACCTTCTGGTGGACGGAGAAAAAATGTCGAAAAGTAAGGGAAACTTTTATACCTTACGTGATATTTTAGAAAAAGGATATGATCCAAACTCAATTCGTTATCATTTGATATCTGCACATTACAGAAGTAAGTTGAATTTTTCGCTTACTAAGTTGGAAGAATCCAAAACAGCAATGGAACGAATTCAAAATACCATCTACCGAGTGTTAGAAACTGGTAATTTGTGGGAAAACGTACCTAAATCATCAAAAGGTTTTGAATTTTCAAATTCTGAACTACAAAAAATAAATTTGGATTTTATGAATTCTTTGGCTGATGATTTGAATGTTCCGAAAGCCCTTGCTTCCGTTTTTGAACTGGTTCGGGTTGTGAACCAGTTTTTGGATTCCAAAACGGAGTTATCTGATTCAACATTCTTAAAAGAATCTTTGGCATTGTTTTATAAAACAAATGAGCTATTTGCTGTTTTTTCCTTTCAAAAACAAATCCAAACTTTGGATGGAATTTCAGAAGATTGGATTCTTGGCCAAATAGAGGCCAGAAAGACCGCCAAACAAAACAAAGATTTCTCTACTGCCGACAGAATTCGTAAAGAGTTGGAAGAAAAAGGAATCCTTCTCGCTGATACAAAAGAAGGAAACACCACATGGAAAAAAGCCCAGTAG
- a CDS encoding acetylxylan esterase yields MPQTVSFDECFQTVPKLDPPSDLDSFWKEGISELKKVPIKATYKTVLKGSFIWESLNDVSFQSIDNHVLHGKLAIPRKRGNRPVVVYFHDYLAVPEEIQKGYSDLGVAQLHITLRGHGEEMIHAPVDPVTGKAPIGWTPNYFAHGLDQKEDFYMRKLYLDVIRTIEFLRLTDGIDGDQIILHGKSIGSALSVFGAAYSDRIKGLILETPSFCYIDKDQISLKGNPWIRELTPFLEKRATKKIDYKKELAYFDALNFAKKIKIPALFSCGMEDVISHPKSTFALFNHMNCDKRMQLYPTEGNEAGKDKQPQANLEFVKEIFAL; encoded by the coding sequence ATGCCTCAAACAGTTAGTTTTGATGAATGTTTCCAAACAGTTCCGAAACTGGACCCTCCATCGGATTTAGATAGTTTTTGGAAAGAAGGGATTTCTGAATTAAAGAAAGTACCAATCAAAGCCACTTACAAAACGGTTTTGAAAGGATCTTTCATTTGGGAATCTTTGAATGATGTTAGTTTTCAAAGTATCGACAATCATGTGTTACATGGAAAGCTAGCGATTCCGAGAAAAAGAGGAAATAGGCCAGTTGTTGTTTATTTTCATGATTATTTAGCTGTTCCGGAAGAAATCCAAAAAGGATATTCTGATTTGGGTGTGGCCCAACTCCATATCACTCTTCGTGGTCATGGAGAAGAAATGATCCATGCGCCAGTGGATCCAGTCACGGGAAAGGCACCGATTGGTTGGACACCCAATTATTTTGCACATGGACTCGACCAAAAAGAAGATTTCTATATGCGAAAACTTTATTTGGATGTGATTCGAACCATTGAGTTCTTACGTTTGACTGACGGGATTGATGGTGATCAAATCATTTTACATGGTAAGTCCATTGGTTCTGCCCTTTCTGTATTTGGTGCGGCCTATTCCGATCGAATTAAGGGACTTATTTTAGAAACACCTTCCTTCTGTTATATTGATAAAGACCAAATTTCTTTAAAAGGAAATCCATGGATTCGGGAACTCACTCCCTTTTTAGAAAAAAGAGCCACCAAAAAAATTGATTATAAAAAGGAATTGGCGTATTTTGATGCGCTAAACTTTGCCAAAAAAATCAAAATCCCTGCTCTCTTCTCTTGCGGAATGGAAGATGTGATCTCTCATCCAAAATCCACTTTTGCTTTGTTTAACCATATGAACTGTGATAAACGGATGCAGTTGTATCCGACAGAAGGAAATGAAGCAGGGAAAGACAAACAACCACAAGCAAACTTAGAATTTGTAAAAGAAATTTTTGCCTTATGA